One stretch of Nitratiruptor tergarcus DSM 16512 DNA includes these proteins:
- the mfd gene encoding transcription-repair coupling factor encodes MWARYYEYLKSHRPDIIITHNEEETKRVSDVAKVLGIAHYLLPDLRAEEGDDLRVFKEELDDLYRVLNDYYHAPKLLIAPQATIAKKLPTKKYFARETLEFGERIDIEKFKEKLYQWGYTFVDIIEAKGEASFRGDIIDIFPPNLVNPIRISLFDEDIESIRSFDPQTQRSYKEELEEVTIYNTNLVRDSELESAIARSSFDVFEKDIYSVGFWVAQREDITHGKSVIHTKEIPEPKSYKDIEVINIDNLIAHKNKPVKVCVKSPEIARRSSIKDLTKVTFIYTDAIINIEGPDEIIVSLNKRKKRRVKRVGVVLDELKPGEYVVHEQHGIGIFKGLRQIAILGAKRDFVEIAYAGEDKLLVPVENLDVLSRYIADSGSVAVVDKLGSKSFSRLKAKVKERLFEIAADIVKLSAKRALSEGKKILIPQDITLFQKDAGFIYTEDQQKAVDAILQKLASGKIMDMLLSGDVGFGKTEVAMNAIYAVVKNGYQAAVVVPTTLLSNQHYNSLHERLSKYGISVTKIDRFVSAKEKKERLQALKEGKIDVVVGTHALFGAEFKNLALVVIDEEHKFGVKQKEKLKEFSKDVHILSMSATPIPRSLNMALSQIKDLSEIRTPPDNRKPVRTYVKAYDEKLIKEVILRELRRGGQVFYIFNSIAGIEEKRAQLESLLPGKKILVLHSKISSSVTEKELVKFANGEYDILLSTSIVESGIHMPNVNTIIVEGADRFGIADLHQLRGRVGRGGKEGYCYYIVEDKEALTEEAKKRLIALESNSYLGSGAALAYYDLEIRGGGNIIGAQQSGHIKNIGYTLYLKMLEDTITKLTKGEIEEESEVELKLSVNAYISTDLVPEDRLKLELYRRLSQANSIEDVSEIEEEIKDRFGHIDEVTRNFLDLIEIKIRAKERGIKRISNYNQNITIEYADKKELIKAPSKDDDDILKTTLRYLKS; translated from the coding sequence ATGTGGGCTCGCTATTACGAATATTTAAAATCTCACCGGCCAGATATTATCATCACGCACAATGAAGAAGAGACAAAACGTGTAAGTGATGTTGCAAAAGTGTTAGGAATAGCACACTACCTCCTGCCAGATTTAAGAGCTGAAGAGGGTGATGATCTGCGCGTTTTCAAAGAGGAGCTTGATGATCTTTATAGAGTGCTTAATGACTACTATCACGCTCCGAAACTGCTCATTGCCCCTCAAGCTACGATTGCGAAAAAACTGCCTACTAAGAAATATTTTGCAAGAGAAACGTTAGAGTTTGGCGAGCGCATAGATATTGAAAAATTTAAAGAGAAACTCTATCAATGGGGATATACGTTTGTTGATATTATAGAAGCAAAAGGGGAAGCAAGTTTTCGTGGGGATATTATAGATATTTTTCCTCCAAATTTAGTAAATCCTATACGTATTAGTCTTTTTGATGAAGATATTGAATCGATCCGCTCTTTTGATCCCCAGACCCAAAGAAGCTACAAAGAGGAGTTAGAAGAGGTTACGATTTATAATACAAATCTTGTGCGTGATAGTGAATTAGAGAGTGCAATAGCAAGGAGCAGTTTTGATGTTTTTGAAAAAGATATCTACTCTGTTGGCTTTTGGGTAGCACAAAGAGAAGATATCACGCATGGAAAAAGTGTAATTCATACCAAAGAGATCCCAGAGCCCAAAAGTTACAAAGATATCGAAGTTATAAATATTGACAACCTTATAGCTCACAAAAATAAGCCTGTTAAAGTTTGTGTTAAATCTCCTGAAATTGCTCGCAGAAGCTCTATTAAAGATCTTACAAAAGTAACATTTATCTATACCGATGCGATTATTAATATTGAAGGGCCAGATGAGATTATTGTCTCACTCAATAAGCGCAAAAAGCGCAGAGTAAAAAGGGTTGGTGTTGTACTTGATGAGTTAAAGCCTGGCGAGTATGTAGTGCATGAGCAGCATGGTATTGGAATATTTAAAGGCTTAAGGCAAATAGCGATTTTAGGTGCAAAGAGAGATTTTGTAGAGATCGCGTATGCAGGGGAGGATAAGCTTTTAGTTCCAGTAGAAAATCTTGATGTGCTCTCTCGCTATATTGCAGACAGCGGGAGTGTGGCAGTTGTAGATAAGTTAGGGAGCAAATCTTTTAGCCGTCTCAAAGCCAAGGTAAAAGAGAGACTTTTTGAAATAGCTGCCGATATTGTGAAACTCTCTGCAAAGCGGGCTTTGAGTGAAGGAAAAAAGATCCTCATACCGCAAGATATTACACTTTTTCAAAAAGATGCTGGATTTATTTATACTGAAGATCAGCAAAAAGCAGTTGATGCGATTTTGCAAAAATTAGCAAGCGGCAAGATTATGGATATGCTGCTCAGTGGAGATGTGGGATTTGGAAAGACAGAAGTTGCAATGAATGCAATTTATGCTGTTGTCAAAAACGGCTATCAAGCTGCCGTGGTTGTTCCCACTACACTGCTTTCAAATCAGCACTACAACTCTTTGCATGAGCGCTTAAGCAAGTATGGAATAAGCGTTACGAAAATAGATCGTTTTGTAAGTGCTAAAGAAAAAAAGGAGCGTCTCCAAGCACTTAAAGAGGGAAAAATCGATGTGGTAGTGGGAACCCATGCTCTTTTTGGTGCAGAGTTTAAAAATCTTGCTCTTGTTGTCATTGATGAAGAGCACAAATTTGGTGTGAAGCAAAAAGAGAAGCTTAAAGAGTTTAGTAAAGATGTTCATATTCTTAGTATGAGCGCTACACCCATTCCAAGAAGCCTCAATATGGCTCTAAGTCAAATTAAAGATCTCAGTGAGATACGCACCCCTCCAGATAATAGAAAACCTGTACGTACCTATGTAAAAGCCTATGATGAAAAACTCATCAAAGAGGTAATTTTACGAGAGCTACGCCGTGGAGGGCAGGTTTTTTATATTTTTAACTCTATAGCGGGAATTGAGGAGAAAAGAGCCCAGCTTGAGAGCCTCTTACCAGGCAAAAAGATACTCGTATTGCACTCTAAGATTTCAAGTAGCGTTACAGAAAAGGAGCTTGTTAAATTTGCAAATGGGGAGTATGATATTTTACTCTCCACCTCAATTGTAGAGAGTGGTATTCATATGCCAAATGTCAATACCATTATTGTAGAGGGTGCAGATCGCTTTGGCATTGCAGATCTCCATCAACTGCGTGGACGTGTGGGAAGAGGTGGCAAAGAGGGGTACTGTTACTATATTGTAGAGGATAAAGAAGCGCTCACTGAAGAGGCGAAAAAACGCCTCATAGCATTAGAGTCTAACTCCTATTTGGGAAGTGGAGCTGCCCTTGCTTACTACGATCTTGAAATTCGTGGTGGGGGCAATATCATTGGAGCACAACAAAGCGGCCATATAAAAAACATCGGCTATACGCTCTATCTTAAAATGCTTGAAGATACTATTACAAAACTAACAAAAGGGGAGATAGAAGAGGAGAGTGAAGTAGAGCTTAAACTCTCGGTCAATGCCTATATCTCTACAGATTTGGTGCCAGAAGATAGGTTGAAACTCGAGCTCTATCGCAGGCTCTCTCAAGCTAATTCTATAGAGGATGTGAGCGAAATAGAAGAGGAGATTAAAGATAGGTTTGGGCATATTGATGAGGTTACGAGGAACTTTTTAGATCTCATAGAGATAAAAATTCGTGCAAAAGAGCGAGGGATTAAGCGCATAAGCAACTATAATCAAAATATCACAATTGAGTATGCAGACAAAAAAGAGTTAATCAAAGCTCCAAGTAAAGATGACGATGATATTCTCAAGACTACATTGCGATATCTTAAATCATAA
- a CDS encoding TIGR00282 family metallophosphoesterase encodes MKLGFIGDIVGRPGRKMVKRYLLEIKKELALDFVVANYENASHGFGLTPKNANELFNAGIDLMTGGNHTWDKKDILPLLESMPLLRPINYPEGVPGRGYQIIEDLNLAIVNVMGYFTMPMVENPFIAANKIVDILKSEGIENIFIDFHAEATSEKRAMFLMLKDRISALAGTHTHVGSDDLQIDGGAGYVTDVGLTGCRDNVIGMGADVPIKRFLTGLPGHFDVPDKCKAILQMVVFTFENGRCKDALKIKAYDDEGWQIVQKARIE; translated from the coding sequence GTGAAACTTGGATTTATTGGTGATATAGTTGGACGACCTGGACGAAAAATGGTAAAACGCTATTTGTTGGAGATAAAAAAGGAGCTTGCACTCGATTTTGTGGTAGCAAATTATGAAAATGCAAGCCATGGTTTTGGGCTGACGCCTAAAAATGCCAATGAGCTTTTTAATGCAGGCATCGATCTCATGACAGGAGGTAACCACACTTGGGATAAAAAAGATATCTTACCGCTGCTTGAATCTATGCCACTTTTACGACCTATTAATTATCCTGAAGGTGTACCGGGCAGAGGGTATCAAATAATTGAAGATCTCAATCTTGCAATCGTTAATGTTATGGGATATTTCACAATGCCTATGGTAGAAAATCCGTTTATTGCTGCAAACAAAATCGTGGATATTCTCAAAAGTGAGGGAATAGAGAATATCTTTATCGATTTTCACGCTGAAGCTACGAGTGAGAAGCGGGCTATGTTTTTGATGCTAAAAGATCGCATCAGTGCACTTGCTGGAACGCATACGCATGTAGGGAGTGATGATTTGCAAATAGATGGAGGAGCTGGATATGTGACAGATGTTGGGCTTACAGGCTGTAGAGATAATGTGATTGGTATGGGGGCAGATGTACCAATAAAGCGATTTTTAACAGGTCTTCCAGGCCATTTTGATGTACCTGATAAATGTAAAGCAATTTTACAGATGGTGGTTTTTACGTTTGAGAATGGAAGATGTAAGGATGCTTTGAAAATTAAAGCTTATGATGATGAAGGGTGGCAGATAGTACAAAAGGCAAGGATAGAATGA
- a CDS encoding 3-methyladenine DNA glycosylase has product MIAYELIKRLKELGYIKDERDPYWWPKSGSFEVVIGAVLTQNTKWENVEKALENLRNTVGGEIAPEKIVAIEQKRLAELIKPAGFYNTKAFRIQKLVTNMLEEYGSFEAFAKRPSRSWLLSQKGIGFETADSILNYACYRDFLVVDAYTAKIMRFLGYEFETYSELQEFLSDSIIENLDRIYDLYDKELPLAQIYARFHGKIVEFCKDECKGKNREEKIRKLLSY; this is encoded by the coding sequence ATGATAGCTTATGAGCTTATAAAAAGACTTAAAGAGCTAGGATATATTAAAGATGAAAGAGATCCCTACTGGTGGCCAAAGAGTGGAAGCTTTGAAGTAGTAATTGGGGCAGTTTTAACGCAAAATACCAAATGGGAAAACGTTGAGAAGGCTTTAGAAAATCTCAGGAATACTGTAGGAGGAGAGATAGCACCAGAAAAGATTGTAGCAATTGAACAAAAGAGGTTAGCTGAGCTCATTAAACCAGCTGGATTTTACAATACAAAAGCCTTTCGCATCCAAAAGTTAGTGACAAATATGCTTGAAGAATATGGAAGTTTTGAAGCTTTTGCAAAGAGGCCTTCTCGCAGTTGGCTGCTTAGTCAAAAAGGAATAGGCTTTGAGACAGCAGATAGTATCCTCAACTATGCTTGCTACAGAGATTTTTTAGTAGTTGATGCGTATACTGCAAAAATCATGCGATTTTTGGGATATGAGTTTGAAACATACAGCGAACTGCAAGAGTTTTTGAGTGATTCTATTATTGAAAATTTAGATAGAATTTATGATCTTTACGATAAAGAGCTACCTCTAGCACAAATTTATGCAAGATTTCATGGAAAGATTGTGGAGTTTTGTAAAGATGAATGTAAAGGAAAAAATAGAGAAGAGAAAATAAGAAAATTGCTCTCTTATTAA
- a CDS encoding RCC1 domain-containing protein, with protein MKKLLLFFLSAIFSLACSIDTNYLNCLTKHITRDEGFAINGLFFMYDFNKNGDIESNDWLFFSLESNKAYRLLGTSPTSFNKFGWKELVTIPKDLDVKNPLAMFINLRFKGDYDSAYSWIVIPFSEPLHIYKLTGLTQTGIMEYFDLNCDGRGDPLPNIELKCLKTLHKVIPGAVQGSYELRIYFKYTGSIPLQCDMEALSSGSSSSSSSSQSSSLSSSSSISSLSSSSSSSQSSSSSSISSSSSSSTSTSSCSAAYDPAKQNTLFPGHYPGMWANDSAFAALRSDGTVVTWGAFGNGGDSSKVADKLTNIKAIYSTSAAFAALKNDGTVVVWGSTYYNAGDASTVQNRLTNVKAIYSTKGAFAALKNDGTVVTWGSSVNGGDSSAVAGKLKNVKAIYSTKGAFAALKNDGTVVTWGSSVNGGDSSAVAGKLTNIKEIYPSGWAFAALRNDGTVVSWGGNSWGESIDLLTPELYEKLTNVKEIYPSGWGFAALKNDGTVISWGGYADSSAVKNKLTDVKAIYSTEYAFAALKNDGTVVTWGSSVNGGDSSAVASKLKNVKTIYSTAGAFAALKNDGTVVTWGDSNHGGDSSTVADKLKNVKAIYSTGFAFAALKNNGTVVTWGNGAFGGNSSAVAHQLNNVKTIYSNQFAFAALRNDGTVVTWGDYNSGGISSAVADQLHNVIDLSPPYTRVNYESCTASSSSSSSSSSSSSSSSSSSSSSSSTSSSSSSSSSLSSQSSSFSSSSSSSSSSTSTFGIANDPAKQTTLFPGHYPSMWSNIAAFAALKNDGTVVTWGDSESGGDSSVIVSELHDVKVIYSNASAFVALRNDGTVVTWGDRDFGGDSSAVANQLHNVKAIYSTGGAFAALRNDGTVVTWGDRDFGGDSSAVANQLHNVKVIYSTWTAFAALKNDGTVVTWGLYGGDSSAVANQLHNIKAVYSNYTAFAALKNDGTVVTWGLYGGDSSAVANQLHNIKAIYSTEHAFAALKNDGTVVTWGDPDEGGDSSAVANQLHNVKVIYSTWHAFAALKNDGTVVTWGDPDEGGDSSVVANQLHNIKAIYSTFDAFAALKNDGTVVTWGDSYDGGDSSAVANQLQNIKEIYSTDGAFAALKNDGTVVTWGDSNYGGDSSAVANQLQNIKEIYSTDGAFAALKNDGTVVTWGDSNYGGDSSAVANQLNNIIDFSPPYTRVSYEGSGASSSSSSNSSSSLSSQSSSSSSSSSSSSSSISQSEIAYDPAKQTTLFPEHYPGMWANGDAFAALRDDGTVVMWGFGYILPTESANLFQNVKTIYSNSIGFAFLRNDGTAFSYSGGNLEEVEDKQHKIKAIYSTTSAFAALRTDGTVYTWGSRGWGADSSSVADQLYNIKAIYTSGGAFAALRYDGTVVTWGDSNDGGDSTAVAEQLHNIKTIFSTRMAFAALKNDGTVVTWGYGIYGGDSSSVTERLHNIKVIYSTEQAFAALKNDGTVITWGWKGSGGDSSVVANQLHNVKIIYSTDKAFAALRNDGTVVTWGDSSSGGDSSAVANQLHNIKAIYSTTSAFAALRNDGTVVTWGDSNYGGDSSAVTNQLHNVKAIYSSRSAFAALRNDGTVVTWGDSNYGGDSSAVANQLHNVKAIYSSRSAFAALRNDGTVVTWGNRFEGGDSSAVANQLHNVIDFSPPYTRVNIEENSAASN; from the coding sequence ATGAAAAAACTCCTCTTGTTTTTCCTCTCAGCAATATTTTCACTGGCATGTTCAATTGATACTAATTATCTTAATTGTTTGACAAAGCATATTACGAGAGATGAAGGTTTTGCTATTAATGGTCTTTTTTTTATGTATGATTTTAATAAAAATGGGGATATTGAGAGTAACGATTGGCTTTTCTTTTCTCTTGAATCAAATAAAGCTTACCGGCTTTTAGGGACATCTCCTACTTCATTCAACAAATTCGGATGGAAAGAGCTTGTAACAATACCAAAAGATCTCGATGTCAAGAATCCACTTGCAATGTTTATCAATCTTCGTTTTAAAGGTGATTATGACTCTGCATATTCATGGATAGTTATTCCTTTCTCTGAACCATTGCATATTTATAAACTGACGGGACTTACGCAAACAGGAATAATGGAATATTTTGATCTTAATTGTGATGGAAGAGGAGATCCATTACCAAATATTGAGTTGAAATGTCTTAAAACTCTTCATAAAGTAATTCCTGGAGCAGTACAAGGAAGTTATGAGTTACGCATATATTTCAAATATACTGGAAGTATTCCATTGCAGTGTGACATGGAAGCACTCTCATCTGGAAGCAGCTCAAGTAGCTCAAGTTCTCAAAGTAGCTCTTTATCTTCAAGCTCTAGCATATCAAGCTTAAGCAGTTCAAGTTCAAGTTCTCAAAGCAGCTCTTCATCTTCAATCTCAAGCAGTAGCTCCAGTTCCACTTCCACTTCCTCATGTAGTGCTGCATATGACCCTGCAAAACAAAATACTCTTTTCCCAGGACACTATCCTGGCATGTGGGCAAATGATAGTGCATTTGCAGCACTAAGAAGCGATGGAACAGTTGTTACCTGGGGTGCATTTGGAAATGGAGGTGATAGTTCAAAAGTAGCTGATAAACTAACAAATATAAAAGCTATATACTCTACTTCAGCGGCATTTGCTGCATTAAAAAATGATGGAACAGTAGTTGTATGGGGTAGTACTTATTATAATGCGGGTGATGCAAGTACTGTACAGAATAGATTAACAAATGTAAAAGCTATTTATTCTACTAAGGGTGCTTTTGCAGCATTAAAAAATGATGGAACAGTTGTTACATGGGGTTCATCTGTAAATGGAGGTGATAGTTCGGCTGTAGCTGGCAAGCTTAAAAATGTAAAAGCTATTTATTCTACTAAGGGTGCTTTTGCAGCATTAAAAAATGATGGAACAGTTGTTACATGGGGTTCATCTGTAAATGGAGGTGATAGTTCGGCTGTAGCTGGGAAATTAACTAACATAAAAGAAATCTATCCTAGTGGATGGGCGTTTGCAGCATTGAGAAATGATGGTACAGTTGTTAGCTGGGGAGGTAATTCTTGGGGTGAAAGTATAGATTTATTAACACCGGAGTTATATGAAAAACTTACAAATGTAAAAGAAATCTATCCTAGTGGATGGGGATTTGCAGCACTAAAAAATGATGGAACGGTCATTAGTTGGGGCGGTTATGCGGATAGTTCAGCTGTCAAGAATAAATTAACAGATGTAAAAGCAATATATTCTACCGAATATGCATTTGCAGCACTGAAAAATGACGGAACAGTTGTTACATGGGGTTCATCTGTAAATGGAGGCGATAGTTCGGCTGTAGCTAGCAAGCTTAAAAATGTAAAAACAATATATTCTACTGCAGGAGCATTTGCAGCACTGAAAAATGATGGAACAGTCGTTACATGGGGTGATAGCAATCATGGGGGCGATAGTTCTACTGTAGCTGACAAGCTTAAAAATGTAAAAGCGATATATTCTACTGGATTTGCTTTTGCGGCATTGAAAAATAATGGAACCGTTGTAACATGGGGAAACGGTGCTTTTGGCGGAAATAGTTCAGCAGTAGCACATCAACTAAATAATGTAAAAACTATATATTCTAATCAATTTGCATTTGCAGCACTTAGAAATGACGGAACTGTTGTTACATGGGGTGATTATAATTCTGGAGGAATTAGCTCAGCAGTAGCAGATCAACTTCATAATGTAATTGATTTATCTCCGCCATATACAAGAGTAAACTATGAAAGTTGCACTGCTTCCAGCAGTTCAAGTTCCAGCAGTTCCAGCAGTTCAAGTTCCAGCAGTTCCAGCAGTTCAAGTTCTAGCAGTACAAGCTCCAGCAGCAGTTCTAGCAGCAGCTTAAGCTCTCAAAGCAGCTCTTTCTCTTCAAGCTCCAGCAGTAGTTCCAGCTCCACTTCCACATTTGGTATTGCAAATGACCCTGCCAAACAGACTACTCTTTTCCCAGGACATTATCCAAGTATGTGGTCGAATATAGCAGCATTTGCAGCATTGAAAAATGATGGTACAGTAGTTACTTGGGGTGATAGTGAGAGCGGTGGAGATAGTTCTGTAATTGTTAGTGAATTGCATGATGTAAAAGTAATATACTCTAACGCATCGGCATTTGTTGCACTGAGAAATGATGGAACAGTTGTTACATGGGGTGATAGAGATTTTGGAGGAGATAGTTCCGCAGTAGCGAATCAACTCCATAATGTAAAAGCGATATACTCTACAGGTGGAGCATTTGCTGCACTGAGAAATGATGGAACAGTCGTTACATGGGGTGATAGAGATTTTGGAGGAGATAGTTCCGCAGTAGCGAATCAACTCCATAATGTAAAAGTGATATATTCTACTTGGACTGCATTTGCGGCACTAAAAAATGATGGAACAGTAGTTACTTGGGGTTTATATGGTGGAGACAGCTCCGCAGTAGCGAATCAATTGCATAACATAAAAGCTGTTTACTCAAATTATACGGCATTTGCGGCACTAAAAAATGATGGAACAGTAGTTACTTGGGGTTTATATGGTGGAGATAGTTCGGCAGTAGCGAATCAACTCCATAATATAAAGGCAATATACTCTACGGAGCATGCATTTGCGGCACTAAAAAATGATGGAACAGTCGTTACATGGGGTGATCCAGATGAAGGTGGAGACAGTTCCGCAGTAGCGAATCAACTCCATAATGTAAAAGTGATATATTCTACTTGGCATGCTTTTGCGGCATTAAAAAATGATGGAACAGTCGTTACATGGGGTGATCCAGATGAGGGTGGAGACAGTTCAGTAGTAGCGAATCAACTCCATAATATAAAGGCAATATACTCTACTTTTGATGCGTTTGCGGCATTAAAAAATGATGGAACAGTCGTTACGTGGGGCGATAGTTATGATGGTGGAGACAGCTCCGCAGTAGCGAATCAATTGCAAAACATCAAAGAGATATACTCTACTGATGGCGCTTTTGCGGCATTAAAAAATGATGGAACAGTCGTTACGTGGGGTGATAGTAATTATGGTGGAGACAGCTCCGCAGTAGCGAATCAATTGCAAAACATCAAAGAGATATACTCTACTGATGGCGCTTTTGCGGCATTAAAAAATGATGGAACAGTCGTTACGTGGGGTGATAGTAATTATGGTGGAGACAGCTCCGCAGTAGCGAATCAACTCAATAATATAATAGATTTCTCTCCACCGTATACAAGAGTGAGCTATGAAGGTAGTGGTGCTTCTTCAAGTTCAAGCTCCAACAGTTCAAGCAGCTTAAGTTCGCAAAGTAGCTCTTCCTCTTCAAGCTCTAGCAGTAGTTCCAGTTCTATTTCACAGAGTGAAATCGCATACGATCCTGCGAAACAAACCACTCTTTTCCCAGAGCACTATCCTGGAATGTGGGCTAATGGAGATGCTTTTGCAGCACTAAGAGATGATGGAACAGTGGTGATGTGGGGATTTGGTTATATTCTTCCTACAGAATCTGCTAATTTATTCCAAAACGTAAAAACGATTTATTCTAATTCTATTGGCTTTGCATTTTTGAGAAATGATGGAACAGCCTTTAGTTATAGCGGAGGAAATTTGGAGGAAGTAGAAGATAAGCAACATAAAATAAAGGCAATATACTCTACTACATCAGCTTTTGCAGCATTAAGAACCGATGGAACTGTCTATACATGGGGTTCTAGGGGTTGGGGCGCAGATAGTTCTTCTGTAGCAGATCAGCTTTATAATATAAAAGCTATCTACACTAGTGGAGGTGCTTTTGCAGCATTAAGATATGATGGGACAGTTGTAACATGGGGTGATAGTAATGATGGTGGAGACAGTACTGCAGTAGCAGAACAGCTACATAATATAAAAACAATATTCTCCACGCGGATGGCATTTGCGGCATTGAAAAATGACGGTACTGTAGTTACATGGGGGTATGGCATATATGGTGGAGACAGTTCTTCTGTAACAGAACGACTACATAATATAAAGGTTATTTATTCTACCGAACAAGCATTTGCAGCACTGAAAAATGACGGAACAGTTATTACATGGGGTTGGAAGGGTTCTGGAGGAGACAGTTCAGTAGTGGCGAATCAATTGCATAATGTAAAAATAATATACTCTACTGATAAAGCATTTGCAGCATTGAGAAATGATGGGACAGTAGTTACATGGGGCGATAGTAGTTCTGGAGGAGATAGTTCAGCAGTCGCGAATCAACTGCATAATATAAAAGCTATATACTCTACTACATCAGCTTTTGCGGCGCTAAGAAATGATGGAACAGTCGTTACGTGGGGTGATAGTAATTATGGTGGAGATAGTTCGGCAGTAACGAATCAACTCCATAATGTAAAAGCTATATACTCTAGTAGATCAGCTTTTGCCGCGTTAAGAAATGATGGAACAGTTGTTACGTGGGGTGATAGTAATTATGGTGGAGACAGCTCCGCAGTTGCGAATCAACTCCATAATGTAAAAGCTATATACTCTAGTAGATCAGCTTTTGCCGCGTTAAGAAATGATGGGACAGTTGTTACATGGGGTAATAGGTTTGAAGGTGGAGACAGTTCAGCAGTAGCAAATCAGCTTCATAATGTAATTGATTTCTCTCCACCATATACAAGAGTTAATATTGAAGAGAACTCTGCTGCTTCTAATTAA
- a CDS encoding DNA polymerase III subunit gamma/tau, which translates to MTLALKYRPKRFEDLIGQEAISQTLQRALDTNQLSHAYLFSGLRGSGKTSTARIFSKCLLCDEGPTSTPCEKCENCTAANENRHIDIIEMDAASNRKIDDIRDLIEHTKYKPAQGRFKIFIIDEVHMLTKEAFNALLKTLEEPPEYVKFILATTDPLKLPATILSRTQHFRFKKIAQKDILNHLEHILNLENVAFEPEALQIIARSGSGSLRDTLTLLDQAIIYAKGKITVQSVTNMLGLVDPKEIEEIYSLILNQEREKVLEKITSIRDYQSEMVLDEMIIYLKEELFKKSPKFSLMLYERFFKILSESKNLLFYSSDDEFVLTLTMLKLLEATKIKTIEDIINEIEQSDTIPTTTQKPKQPQNIQKPLIKSAEKSSKDPFQKLIDKLYDRNYELGECFEKSVKFVSFENGVLKWQSNPQGACKEKLKLSFPTIRHFIQEIFGVETKIQKVEPPKEDESSCSSMVEEAEFGGSCIQKEAGLAAKEIEAQDILNDPLVQKAKELFKAKRVVVKPKV; encoded by the coding sequence TTGACATTGGCTCTGAAATACCGTCCTAAGCGCTTCGAAGACTTGATAGGACAAGAGGCGATTTCTCAGACACTCCAACGTGCACTCGATACCAATCAACTCAGCCATGCCTACCTCTTTAGTGGTCTTCGCGGTAGCGGAAAAACAAGTACTGCTCGAATCTTTAGCAAATGCCTCCTGTGCGATGAAGGACCTACTAGTACACCTTGTGAAAAGTGTGAAAACTGCACCGCAGCTAATGAAAATCGCCATATTGATATTATTGAGATGGATGCTGCAAGCAATAGAAAGATTGATGATATTAGAGACTTAATTGAGCATACAAAATATAAACCAGCTCAAGGCAGATTTAAAATCTTTATTATCGATGAAGTCCATATGCTTACAAAAGAGGCTTTCAATGCTCTTTTAAAAACTCTTGAAGAGCCGCCAGAGTATGTGAAATTTATACTCGCTACTACCGATCCTTTGAAACTTCCTGCAACGATTCTTAGCCGTACACAGCATTTTCGCTTTAAAAAGATTGCCCAAAAAGATATTCTTAACCATCTTGAACATATTCTTAACCTCGAAAATGTAGCGTTTGAACCAGAGGCTTTGCAGATAATTGCTAGAAGTGGCAGCGGAAGCTTACGCGACACTCTTACCCTTTTGGATCAAGCTATCATCTATGCTAAAGGTAAGATTACCGTACAGAGTGTCACAAATATGTTGGGTCTAGTGGATCCAAAAGAGATAGAAGAAATTTATTCACTCATTTTAAATCAAGAGAGGGAAAAAGTTTTAGAAAAAATCACCTCTATTCGTGATTATCAGAGTGAAATGGTTCTTGATGAAATGATAATCTATCTCAAAGAGGAGCTTTTTAAGAAAAGCCCAAAATTTTCTTTGATGCTCTATGAGAGGTTTTTTAAGATTTTGAGTGAGAGTAAAAATCTTCTCTTTTATAGCAGTGATGATGAGTTTGTTTTGACTCTTACAATGCTCAAACTCCTTGAAGCAACTAAAATTAAAACAATTGAAGATATTATTAATGAAATCGAACAAAGCGATACAATACCAACTACTACGCAAAAGCCCAAGCAACCCCAAAATATTCAAAAACCTCTTATAAAGTCAGCAGAAAAAAGCAGCAAAGATCCTTTCCAAAAGCTTATCGATAAACTCTATGATCGCAATTATGAGCTAGGAGAGTGCTTTGAAAAGAGTGTAAAATTTGTAAGCTTTGAAAATGGTGTGCTCAAATGGCAAAGCAATCCACAAGGAGCATGCAAAGAAAAACTCAAGCTCTCCTTTCCCACTATTCGCCACTTTATCCAAGAGATCTTTGGTGTTGAGACAAAGATTCAAAAAGTAGAACCTCCAAAGGAGGATGAGAGTAGCTGCTCATCTATGGTAGAAGAGGCAGAGTTTGGCGGTAGTTGCATCCAAAAAGAGGCAGGCCTTGCAGCAAAAGAGATCGAAGCGCAAGATATCCTCAACGACCCCCTAGTACAAAAAGCAAAAGAGCTTTTTAAGGCCAAACGGGTCGTGGTGAAACCGAAGGTGTGA